One window of the Candidatus Schekmanbacteria bacterium genome contains the following:
- a CDS encoding PEP-CTERM sorting domain-containing protein: MNKRKFLILFFTMSIFIFSFSFSNATILQDHFGITLSVSGQDFDNSWVPTPASADYSVANWDTGGIHPSPPGWDNAEVFDVEAMYLDDTATDVYFAIVTSMREDGFPGDMWGYPSTRIFGPGDIRLKIGNGPLREYGIEIIDDANQGEIWKDATWTFDQGGAGYPMGYPDSGHYMKTNMHVGTGTKTGDVSNFAYYDAGVVERGYATYVIEGIIPKAAIGNPGKNTSIIMEWSPDCNNDWLDVGHNMGGSTPPVPEPSTIMLIGIGLVGMYFAGRKI; the protein is encoded by the coding sequence ATAAAAGAAAATTTCTTATACTTTTTTTCACTATGAGCATCTTTATCTTTTCTTTTTCATTTTCGAATGCAACTATTTTGCAGGATCATTTCGGGATCACACTAAGCGTAAGTGGACAAGATTTCGACAATTCGTGGGTGCCGACTCCTGCTTCGGCAGATTATTCCGTTGCTAATTGGGATACAGGAGGAATACATCCTTCTCCTCCGGGATGGGATAATGCAGAAGTATTCGATGTTGAAGCAATGTATTTAGATGATACAGCCACAGATGTTTATTTTGCAATTGTTACATCGATGAGAGAAGACGGCTTTCCGGGTGATATGTGGGGATATCCTTCTACACGAATTTTTGGTCCTGGAGATATTCGCTTGAAAATTGGCAATGGTCCATTACGGGAATATGGAATTGAAATTATCGACGATGCAAATCAGGGTGAAATTTGGAAGGACGCAACTTGGACTTTTGACCAAGGAGGAGCCGGTTATCCTATGGGATACCCTGATTCAGGCCACTATATGAAAACCAATATGCATGTTGGGACAGGCACAAAAACTGGAGATGTTTCAAATTTTGCTTATTACGACGCCGGTGTCGTGGAAAGAGGTTATGCAACCTATGTTATCGAAGGAATTATTCCAAAGGCGGCAATCGGGAATCCGGGAAAAAATACGAGCATAATTATGGAATGGTCTCCTGACTGCAATAATGATTGGCTCGATGTTGGACACAATATGGGCGGGTCAACCCCTCCTGTGCCTGAACCATCAACTATTATGCTAATTGGAATTGGACTTGTTGGTATGTATTTTGCGGGAAGAAAAATATAA